A part of Caldicellulosiruptor owensensis OL genomic DNA contains:
- the ppdK gene encoding pyruvate, phosphate dikinase, whose product MSKKKYVYMFYEGNKDMRELLGGKGANLAEMTNLGLPVPPGFTVTTEACTRYYEEGEKIADEIVEEIFEKLAELEKITGKKFGDPSNPLLVSVRSGARVSMPGMMDTILNLGINDQVVEGLAKLTNNERFAYDSYRRFIQMFSDVVMGIEKNKFEKILDEVKEKYGAKYDTDLTAEHLKEVVVKYKELYKAEKGEDFPQDPKVQLLEAVKAVFRSWNNPRAIVYRRLNEIPHDWGTAVNVQMMAYGNMGNDSGTGVAFTRNPATGEKELYGEFLMNAQGEDVVAGIRTPQPISALKETMPEVYQQLADIAKKLETYYKDMQDMEFTIERGKLYMLQTRNGKRTAQAALKIAVDMVEEGLITKEEAMLKVDPKQLDTLLHPTFEPDALKAAKPIAKGLPASPGAATGKIYFTAEEAKAAVERGEKKVILVRTETSPEDIEGMVAAQGILTSRGGMTSHAAVVARGMGKCCVAGCGDITINEEEKCFTTPDGKVYREGDWISLDGSTGYVYAGELPTKEPELTGYFGTFMQWADEIRRLKVRANADTPRDAAQARKFGAEGIGLCRTEHMFFEEDRIPAMREMIVARTEEQRRKALEKLLPMQRGDFEALFREMKGYPVTIRLLDPPLHEFLPKEDDAIRELAAQMGITFEELKAIVQSLHELNPMLGHRGCRLAVTYPEIAEMQTRAIIEAAINVKNEGIDVVPEIMVPLVGEVKELKYIKDIIVKTAEKVMEEKGVKIEYKVGTMIEVPRAALTADEIAKEAEFFSFGTNDLTQMTFGFSRDDIGKFLNDYFEKKIFETDPFARLDEKGVGKLIKMAAELGRATRPDIKLGICGEHGGDPSSIEFCHNAGLDYVSCSPFRVPIARLAAAQAQVKSKMKAFIDK is encoded by the coding sequence TTGAGCAAAAAGAAATATGTTTACATGTTCTATGAAGGAAACAAAGACATGAGAGAGCTTCTTGGCGGAAAAGGCGCGAATCTTGCTGAGATGACAAATCTTGGACTTCCTGTTCCTCCTGGATTTACTGTCACAACAGAGGCTTGTACAAGATACTATGAAGAGGGCGAAAAGATAGCAGATGAGATTGTAGAAGAGATCTTTGAAAAACTTGCCGAACTTGAGAAGATCACAGGCAAGAAATTTGGTGATCCAAGCAACCCACTTCTTGTCTCTGTTCGAAGCGGTGCAAGAGTTTCAATGCCAGGTATGATGGATACAATTCTCAACCTTGGTATTAACGATCAGGTGGTAGAAGGGCTTGCGAAACTTACAAACAATGAAAGATTTGCATATGACTCATATAGAAGATTCATTCAGATGTTCTCTGACGTTGTTATGGGAATTGAAAAGAACAAGTTTGAAAAGATACTTGATGAAGTCAAAGAAAAGTATGGTGCAAAATATGATACAGATTTGACAGCTGAGCATTTAAAAGAGGTTGTTGTAAAGTACAAAGAGCTTTACAAAGCTGAAAAAGGTGAAGATTTCCCGCAAGACCCCAAAGTTCAACTCTTAGAAGCGGTAAAAGCAGTTTTTAGGTCCTGGAACAACCCAAGAGCTATTGTATACAGAAGACTTAACGAGATTCCGCATGATTGGGGAACAGCTGTAAACGTTCAGATGATGGCATATGGTAACATGGGCAACGACTCTGGTACAGGCGTTGCATTTACAAGAAATCCTGCAACAGGTGAAAAAGAGCTGTATGGCGAATTCTTGATGAACGCACAGGGTGAAGACGTTGTTGCAGGTATCAGGACACCACAGCCAATTTCTGCTTTAAAAGAGACAATGCCAGAAGTTTACCAGCAGCTTGCTGACATTGCAAAAAAACTTGAAACATATTACAAAGACATGCAGGATATGGAGTTCACAATTGAAAGAGGCAAACTCTATATGCTTCAGACAAGAAATGGTAAGAGAACTGCACAAGCAGCGCTCAAGATTGCAGTTGATATGGTAGAGGAAGGTCTTATTACAAAAGAAGAAGCAATGTTAAAAGTTGACCCCAAACAGCTTGATACCCTACTTCATCCAACATTTGAACCGGATGCGCTCAAAGCTGCAAAACCAATTGCAAAGGGTCTTCCTGCATCACCTGGTGCTGCAACAGGCAAGATTTATTTCACAGCTGAAGAAGCAAAAGCTGCTGTTGAAAGAGGAGAAAAGAAGGTTATTCTTGTTAGAACAGAGACATCTCCAGAGGACATTGAAGGTATGGTTGCAGCTCAGGGTATTTTGACATCAAGGGGCGGTATGACATCACACGCTGCAGTTGTTGCAAGAGGTATGGGTAAATGCTGTGTTGCAGGATGTGGCGACATTACTATAAACGAAGAAGAGAAATGTTTCACGACACCTGATGGAAAAGTTTATCGTGAAGGTGATTGGATTTCACTTGACGGTTCAACAGGATATGTATATGCTGGTGAACTTCCAACAAAAGAGCCAGAGCTTACAGGTTATTTTGGAACATTCATGCAATGGGCAGACGAGATAAGAAGACTGAAAGTGAGAGCAAATGCAGATACTCCGAGAGACGCTGCACAGGCAAGGAAGTTTGGTGCAGAGGGTATAGGTCTTTGCAGAACAGAGCACATGTTCTTTGAAGAAGATAGAATTCCTGCAATGAGAGAGATGATTGTTGCAAGAACAGAAGAACAGAGAAGAAAAGCTCTTGAGAAGCTCCTGCCAATGCAAAGAGGAGATTTTGAAGCACTGTTCAGAGAAATGAAGGGTTACCCAGTTACAATAAGACTTTTAGACCCACCACTCCATGAATTCTTACCAAAAGAAGATGATGCTATAAGAGAACTTGCAGCGCAAATGGGCATAACTTTTGAAGAACTCAAGGCAATTGTTCAGAGCTTGCATGAGCTTAACCCGATGCTTGGACACAGAGGTTGCCGATTGGCTGTAACATATCCAGAAATTGCCGAAATGCAGACAAGGGCTATTATCGAGGCAGCGATCAATGTAAAGAATGAAGGAATTGATGTTGTTCCTGAAATAATGGTTCCTCTTGTTGGTGAAGTAAAAGAGCTCAAGTATATTAAAGACATTATTGTAAAAACAGCTGAAAAAGTTATGGAAGAAAAAGGTGTTAAGATTGAATATAAAGTTGGTACAATGATAGAAGTACCGCGTGCTGCACTTACAGCTGACGAGATTGCAAAAGAAGCTGAGTTCTTCTCATTTGGCACAAATGACTTGACTCAGATGACATTTGGTTTTTCCAGAGACGATATTGGTAAGTTCTTGAATGACTACTTTGAAAAGAAGATATTTGAAACAGATCCATTTGCAAGACTTGACGAAAAAGGTGTTGGCAAGCTTATTAAGATGGCAGCAGAACTTGGAAGAGCGACAAGACCTGATATTAAACTTGGAATTTGTGGTGAGCATGGCGGCGATCCATCCAGTATAGAGTTCTGCCACAATGCAGGACTTGACTATGTATCATGTTCACCGTTCAGAGTACCAATCGCAAGACTTGCTGCAGCTCAGGCTCAAGTAAAATCGAAAATGAAGGCATTTATTGATAAATAA